A DNA window from Citrobacter tructae contains the following coding sequences:
- a CDS encoding phage minor head protein has translation MFLQVEQEEWSQWRSVSQDISEGLRDVVGNTPVGFVAQDIVSRQVQLIKSLPLEAADRVRDIQARAMEAVINGERPDALYRMIMESGDVAEGRAKCIARTEIGRATTALTEARALSIGSEGYWWRIKGVGTRKSHKAMKDKFVRWDNPPTLDGMTGHAGCLPNCDCWPEVQVPAPRK, from the coding sequence ATGTTCCTGCAGGTTGAGCAGGAGGAGTGGAGCCAGTGGCGCTCGGTATCGCAGGATATCTCCGAGGGGCTGCGCGACGTCGTCGGTAATACACCAGTGGGGTTCGTGGCTCAGGACATCGTATCCCGCCAGGTGCAGTTGATTAAGTCACTCCCGCTGGAGGCCGCAGACAGAGTGCGCGACATCCAGGCGCGCGCAATGGAAGCCGTCATCAACGGTGAACGCCCCGACGCGCTCTACCGGATGATTATGGAGTCCGGTGACGTGGCGGAGGGGAGGGCAAAATGCATAGCCCGCACCGAAATCGGCAGAGCCACGACGGCACTCACCGAGGCACGCGCATTATCCATCGGCTCAGAGGGGTACTGGTGGCGCATTAAAGGGGTTGGCACTCGAAAATCCCATAAAGCGATGAAAGATAAGTTCGTACGCTGGGATAACCCACCAACGCTTGACGGCATGACTGGGCACGCCGGCTGCCTCCCGAACTGCGATTGCTGGCCGGAAGTGCAGGTACCAGCGCCAAGAAAATAA
- a CDS encoding DUF1073 domain-containing protein translates to MSRKNRQNGAKKPVRTGDGYNNFAAKLGGYTANIQSGGSYQPGYISRNRVQLEFAYRSSFLVGAGVDAMADDMTRKGINISSKLDPGQKGKLETFWDDIAVWDEVNNNLKWSRLYGGSLLVVLIEGQDMSTPLKLDRIKEGQFKGLMVLDRWQVNPSYYDLVTDYGPEFGKPKYYKVVTNQQGIPPWKIHHSRIIRMEGDTLPFQQAQTENGWGMSVVERIFERIQAFDTATVGTTQLIHKAHLRTYSIEGLRKILATGGTLEDGLMKHMDMIREFQTIEGMTIMDASDTFQTHSYSFAGIADVILRFAEQVSGATGIPLVRLFGQSPSGFSTGDGDLENYYSRVNSLQERRLRRHIRWLLDITWRSLFGQPLPEDFTFEFNKLWEMSDTDRATMASNVATALATAVRDIGMPQHAALNDLRNLSDIIGIGGSITDKDIEDAKAEWEEAESETEPPPQIGAPVSEKPTGDSAPVRRDSNWLLRWFGGQRRAG, encoded by the coding sequence GTGTCCCGAAAAAATCGCCAGAACGGCGCAAAAAAGCCCGTCCGAACTGGTGACGGGTACAACAACTTCGCTGCCAAGCTCGGCGGGTACACCGCAAATATCCAAAGCGGTGGGAGTTATCAACCTGGCTACATCTCCCGTAACCGCGTCCAGTTGGAATTTGCCTACCGGTCATCGTTTCTTGTGGGCGCAGGTGTAGACGCGATGGCTGATGATATGACCCGCAAGGGCATTAACATCAGCTCAAAGCTCGACCCCGGGCAGAAGGGGAAGCTTGAAACCTTCTGGGATGATATCGCTGTATGGGATGAGGTAAACAACAACCTGAAATGGTCGCGCCTGTACGGTGGCTCACTTCTGGTGGTGCTTATCGAAGGTCAGGACATGAGCACGCCGCTCAAACTTGACCGCATCAAGGAGGGTCAGTTTAAAGGTCTGATGGTGCTCGACCGCTGGCAGGTTAACCCGAGCTATTACGATCTGGTGACCGATTACGGCCCTGAGTTCGGCAAACCGAAATATTACAAGGTGGTGACCAACCAGCAGGGGATCCCGCCCTGGAAGATTCACCACAGCCGCATTATTCGCATGGAAGGCGACACGCTGCCATTTCAGCAGGCGCAGACAGAGAACGGCTGGGGCATGTCGGTTGTTGAGCGTATCTTCGAACGCATTCAGGCTTTCGATACGGCGACCGTAGGCACCACACAACTGATTCACAAAGCGCATCTGCGAACGTACAGCATAGAGGGGCTGCGCAAGATTCTGGCTACCGGCGGCACGCTGGAAGACGGCCTGATGAAGCACATGGACATGATCCGTGAATTCCAGACTATCGAAGGCATGACCATCATGGATGCCAGCGATACCTTCCAGACCCACAGCTACTCGTTCGCCGGCATCGCCGACGTCATCCTGCGCTTTGCTGAGCAGGTGTCCGGAGCAACCGGTATCCCGCTGGTACGCCTGTTCGGGCAATCTCCATCCGGGTTCAGCACTGGTGACGGTGACTTGGAGAACTACTACAGCCGGGTTAACTCGCTTCAGGAACGCCGCCTGCGCCGCCACATTCGCTGGCTGCTGGATATCACCTGGCGATCGCTGTTTGGTCAGCCTCTGCCGGAAGACTTCACCTTTGAGTTCAACAAGCTCTGGGAGATGTCGGACACCGACAGGGCGACGATGGCGAGCAACGTGGCCACCGCCCTGGCGACTGCCGTGCGCGATATCGGGATGCCGCAGCATGCCGCTCTGAATGACCTCCGTAACCTGTCAGACATTATCGGTATCGGCGGCTCTATCACCGACAAGGATATTGAAGATGCCAAAGCAGAATGGGAGGAGGCTGAATCTGAAACCGAACCTCCGCCGCAAATCGGAGCGCCAGTATCAGAAAAGCCTACAGGAGATAGCGCGCCAGTGCGGCGCGATAGTAACTGGCTCCTACGATGGTTCGGAGGCCAGCGCCGAGCTGGTTAA